The Temnothorax longispinosus isolate EJ_2023e chromosome 7, Tlon_JGU_v1, whole genome shotgun sequence genome contains a region encoding:
- the Tis11 gene encoding uncharacterized protein Tis11 isoform X1 yields the protein MSTAVMSNTSMFDCGEHLFKNAGSTKAKEPPSSPTTTNTTNGSTAGGNHVGNGHAPLKRSYTSLMTTLIEQHRKLDRSVSEPTSRYKTELCRPYEESGSCKYGDKCQFAHGFGELRNLARHPKYKTELCRTFHTIGFCPYGPRCHFIHNFEEARIHNQKVSAQLGSTQPNLMGLNPLMSAAAAAAVASAAGNGTAANNSATANNVSVNVSLLEQLAASSHVAVAAAAAATTSNLMRTNSLSLGSTNANGFNQPPLLRTSSLSLATNHHHAVHHHHQVNAVNSVIGATKPKPLNLSPTFSLGSSADSVSPSSSLSQSPTNSMASFFSDDCSQQTVSCTNLQTTPFSFGQDFSLLACSRQSPSPRNNGVCSPLASDEVSPRTPSPLSPNTESRLPVFNRISNALDSFDNLKI from the exons ATGTCGACCGCCGTCATGAGTAACACCTCCATGTTCGATTGCGGCGAGCATCTCTTTAAG AATGCGGGCTCGACTAAGGCGAAGGAGCCTCCGTCATCTCCAACGACGACGAACACCACGAATGGTAGCACCGCCGGCGGCAACCACGTCGGCAACGGACACGCGCCTCTGAAACGCAGCTACACCTCCTTGATGACCACGTTAATCGAGCAACATCGAAAGCTGGACCGTAGCGTGAGCGAGCCGACGTCGCGCTACAAGACGGAGCTCTGCCGACCGTACGAAGAGAGTGGCTCGTGTAAGTACGGCGATAAGTGCCAGTTCGCGCATGGTTTTGGCGAGTTGCGCAACTTGGCGCGCCACCCGAAGTACAAGACCGAGCTGTGCCGTACCTTCCACACGATTGGCTTCTGCCCGTACGGCCCGCGCTGCCACTTCATCCACAATTTCGAGGAGGCGCGTATACACAATCAGAAGGTGAGCGCCCAGCTGGGCTCGACGCAGCCCAACCTAATGGGCTTGAATCCGCTGATGAGCGCGGCGGCCGCCGCTGCAGTAGCGTCCGCGGCCGGCAACGGCACCGCCGCGAACAACAGTGCCACTGCCAATAATGTCAGCGTCAACGTCAGCCTGCTCGAGCAACTCGCCGCGTCGTCCCACGTGGCCGTGGCCGCGGCGGCCGCTGCCACCACGTCGAACCTCATGCGAACGAATTCGTTGAGCCTCGGTAGTACCAACGCGAACGGCTTCAATCAGCCGCCGTTGCTGCGGACATCGTCGCTGAGCCTGGCCACGAATCATCATCACGCGGTACACCATCATCATCAGGTGAACGCCGTGAACTCGGTAATCGGGGCGACGAAGCCGAAACCGCTCAATCTTAGCCCGACGTTCTCGCTCGGCAGTTCTGCCGACTCGGTCTCGCCGTCGTCTAGCCTCAGTCAGTCGCCGACGAACTCCATGGCGAGCTTCTTCAGCGACGACTGCAGCCAGCAAACGGTCTCATGCACGAATCTGCAGACGACACCGTTCAGTTTCGGTCAGGACTTCAGTCTGCTTGCCTGTTCGAGACAGAGCCCGAGCCCGCGCAACAATGGGGTATGCAGTCCACTCGCCTCCGACGAGGTATCACCCAGAACCCCCTCCCCGTTGTCACCTAACACGGAGTCCAGGTTGCCGGTCTTTAACAGGATCAGTAACGCCCTGGACAGTTTCGATAACCTCAAGATCTAG
- the Tis11 gene encoding uncharacterized protein Tis11 isoform X2, protein MTTLIEQHRKLDRSVSEPTSRYKTELCRPYEESGSCKYGDKCQFAHGFGELRNLARHPKYKTELCRTFHTIGFCPYGPRCHFIHNFEEARIHNQKVSAQLGSTQPNLMGLNPLMSAAAAAAVASAAGNGTAANNSATANNVSVNVSLLEQLAASSHVAVAAAAAATTSNLMRTNSLSLGSTNANGFNQPPLLRTSSLSLATNHHHAVHHHHQVNAVNSVIGATKPKPLNLSPTFSLGSSADSVSPSSSLSQSPTNSMASFFSDDCSQQTVSCTNLQTTPFSFGQDFSLLACSRQSPSPRNNGVCSPLASDEVSPRTPSPLSPNTESRLPVFNRISNALDSFDNLKI, encoded by the coding sequence ATGACCACGTTAATCGAGCAACATCGAAAGCTGGACCGTAGCGTGAGCGAGCCGACGTCGCGCTACAAGACGGAGCTCTGCCGACCGTACGAAGAGAGTGGCTCGTGTAAGTACGGCGATAAGTGCCAGTTCGCGCATGGTTTTGGCGAGTTGCGCAACTTGGCGCGCCACCCGAAGTACAAGACCGAGCTGTGCCGTACCTTCCACACGATTGGCTTCTGCCCGTACGGCCCGCGCTGCCACTTCATCCACAATTTCGAGGAGGCGCGTATACACAATCAGAAGGTGAGCGCCCAGCTGGGCTCGACGCAGCCCAACCTAATGGGCTTGAATCCGCTGATGAGCGCGGCGGCCGCCGCTGCAGTAGCGTCCGCGGCCGGCAACGGCACCGCCGCGAACAACAGTGCCACTGCCAATAATGTCAGCGTCAACGTCAGCCTGCTCGAGCAACTCGCCGCGTCGTCCCACGTGGCCGTGGCCGCGGCGGCCGCTGCCACCACGTCGAACCTCATGCGAACGAATTCGTTGAGCCTCGGTAGTACCAACGCGAACGGCTTCAATCAGCCGCCGTTGCTGCGGACATCGTCGCTGAGCCTGGCCACGAATCATCATCACGCGGTACACCATCATCATCAGGTGAACGCCGTGAACTCGGTAATCGGGGCGACGAAGCCGAAACCGCTCAATCTTAGCCCGACGTTCTCGCTCGGCAGTTCTGCCGACTCGGTCTCGCCGTCGTCTAGCCTCAGTCAGTCGCCGACGAACTCCATGGCGAGCTTCTTCAGCGACGACTGCAGCCAGCAAACGGTCTCATGCACGAATCTGCAGACGACACCGTTCAGTTTCGGTCAGGACTTCAGTCTGCTTGCCTGTTCGAGACAGAGCCCGAGCCCGCGCAACAATGGGGTATGCAGTCCACTCGCCTCCGACGAGGTATCACCCAGAACCCCCTCCCCGTTGTCACCTAACACGGAGTCCAGGTTGCCGGTCTTTAACAGGATCAGTAACGCCCTGGACAGTTTCGATAACCTCAAGATCTAG